A window of Luteitalea sp. contains these coding sequences:
- a CDS encoding TonB-dependent receptor yields MLRSVLRVLSCALVSGLLAAPLAAQSRATSADLTGIVHDASGGVVSGATVTATNVATNVRRSAATTDLGRYTIPVLPPGTYTVAVEHPGFTAEMREGVVLELGATVAVDVVLQVAGTQESVTVRTTPPLVDTRQTSVATVVSERQIESLPTNGRNFIAFAMLTPNVSNDQTPQQGASATSGLTFGGQHARSNNLTVDGLDNNDATIGGVRATFSQEAVREFQVLTSSYSAEFGKASAGLVNIVTKSGTNSAAGDVFFYARDDGLNARNYFEKFDPAGRPIEQDKAPYAQKQYGGILGGPIKRDRTFFFTSFERLDIEANNFVNVDNRTPVSVLGASPCAEGSTACTPARLINDTGFPIDVGHVPYRVETNSFLVKVDHQLSTGQALTLRYNYGDAINENIEPFGGNVARSRGAILDSEDHVLGVSHTAVPSSRMAHELRFQYARRDQEVNALDPACGGSCLAEDQGGPTAEIIGVASFGRHRFTPQPRLNERYQVVDTLSFFAGRHQIKTGFDFNYIDHLEQALPLHFGGRYIFTDLSAQQAASLGVEGPLSAIQAFALGLPVRYIQGYGNASKPYPSGDLSLFVQDDWRTDRVTLKLGVRYQRQFWPDVTYRVAGVAESYGFPSDSNNLAPRMALAWDPNGRGETNLHAAWGLFYDNHVTGMLGIADIVDGDPDGLRTLVAPPPLSLIAWRAPERRLSEADARRLFGAFPSLEIAVDPGLQTPYAHQASIGLDQQLPGQMALAINYLYVRGFNQVGTIDYNPLVSALGPNRRPLDVGAVPGSSASVLQYTSYGRTWYQGISVALRKRFSHQMELLASYTLSKAEDDTTDFQTAFLPEHNGRGRDPNDPTGLPLGFDRDSERGPSLQDQRHRFVFSGLFVVPGDVHLSSIVALASGRPYSILAGVDLNGDGDGGAFPPDRPRTNPADPTTSIGRNAGVLPMHATVDLRIARRFPLGGRVKLEAIVEVFNLFNRANYTDVQNIFGPGRYPSDPLPTFGQFTQAGSPRQAQVAAKVLF; encoded by the coding sequence ATGCTGCGCTCGGTCCTACGCGTTCTGTCGTGCGCCTTGGTGAGTGGTTTGCTCGCCGCGCCCCTCGCGGCTCAGTCCCGCGCGACCTCCGCCGATCTCACCGGCATCGTCCACGATGCATCCGGCGGAGTGGTCAGTGGCGCGACCGTGACCGCCACGAACGTCGCAACCAACGTTCGGCGATCCGCGGCGACGACCGACCTCGGGCGTTACACGATTCCGGTGCTGCCGCCCGGCACGTACACCGTGGCGGTAGAGCATCCGGGCTTCACGGCGGAGATGCGAGAGGGGGTCGTGCTCGAGCTTGGCGCCACCGTCGCCGTCGATGTCGTGCTGCAAGTGGCGGGCACCCAGGAGTCCGTGACGGTCCGCACCACGCCGCCGCTGGTCGACACGCGACAGACCAGCGTGGCGACGGTCGTCTCCGAGCGACAGATCGAGAGCCTTCCGACCAACGGGCGCAATTTCATCGCGTTTGCCATGCTGACCCCCAATGTCTCGAACGACCAGACACCGCAGCAAGGGGCGTCCGCCACCTCCGGCCTCACATTTGGCGGCCAGCACGCCCGATCGAACAATCTGACGGTCGACGGCCTGGACAACAACGACGCGACAATCGGCGGTGTGCGTGCGACGTTCAGCCAGGAAGCCGTTCGCGAGTTCCAGGTGCTCACCAGCTCGTACTCGGCCGAGTTCGGCAAGGCCTCGGCGGGCCTGGTCAACATCGTCACGAAGAGCGGGACGAACAGCGCGGCGGGCGACGTGTTTTTCTATGCGCGTGACGATGGGTTGAACGCCAGGAATTACTTCGAGAAGTTCGATCCGGCGGGAAGGCCGATCGAGCAGGACAAGGCGCCCTACGCGCAGAAGCAGTACGGAGGCATCCTTGGCGGTCCCATCAAGCGGGATCGCACCTTCTTCTTCACGTCGTTCGAGCGGCTCGACATCGAAGCGAACAACTTCGTCAACGTCGACAATCGTACCCCGGTCAGCGTGCTTGGTGCCTCACCATGCGCGGAGGGCAGCACGGCCTGCACACCGGCGCGACTGATCAACGACACGGGATTTCCCATCGACGTCGGTCACGTACCCTATCGTGTGGAGACCAACTCCTTCCTTGTCAAGGTCGACCACCAGCTCTCGACCGGCCAGGCGCTCACGCTGCGCTACAACTACGGCGACGCCATCAACGAGAACATCGAGCCGTTCGGCGGCAACGTGGCGCGAAGCCGTGGCGCCATCCTCGACAGTGAGGATCATGTCTTGGGGGTGTCGCACACGGCGGTGCCCTCGAGCCGGATGGCGCATGAGCTGCGCTTCCAATACGCGCGGCGCGACCAGGAGGTGAACGCGCTCGATCCCGCGTGTGGCGGCTCTTGTCTCGCCGAGGATCAGGGCGGGCCGACGGCCGAGATCATTGGCGTGGCCAGCTTTGGACGGCATCGCTTCACGCCTCAACCGCGCCTCAACGAACGCTACCAGGTGGTCGACACGCTCAGCTTCTTCGCGGGTCGCCACCAGATCAAGACGGGCTTCGACTTCAACTACATCGACCACCTCGAGCAGGCGCTGCCGCTCCACTTTGGCGGCCGTTACATCTTTACCGATCTCAGTGCCCAACAAGCGGCGTCTCTCGGCGTCGAGGGCCCCCTCTCTGCAATCCAGGCGTTCGCGCTTGGCCTCCCGGTCCGCTACATCCAGGGATATGGGAACGCGAGCAAGCCGTACCCATCCGGCGACCTGTCGCTCTTCGTGCAGGACGACTGGCGGACGGATCGCGTCACGCTGAAGCTCGGCGTGCGGTATCAACGTCAGTTCTGGCCCGATGTGACGTATCGAGTTGCTGGTGTTGCCGAGTCGTACGGCTTTCCAAGCGACAGTAATAACCTCGCACCACGCATGGCCCTGGCGTGGGACCCGAACGGCCGCGGTGAGACCAATCTGCACGCGGCGTGGGGACTCTTCTACGACAACCACGTCACGGGCATGCTCGGCATTGCGGACATTGTCGACGGCGATCCGGACGGCCTCCGCACCCTTGTTGCCCCGCCGCCCCTCTCACTCATCGCGTGGCGCGCGCCCGAGCGGCGGCTCTCAGAAGCGGACGCGCGGCGGCTCTTCGGCGCGTTTCCGAGCCTCGAGATTGCCGTCGATCCGGGCCTCCAGACACCGTACGCGCATCAGGCCTCGATTGGACTCGACCAGCAGCTGCCGGGTCAGATGGCGTTGGCCATCAACTACCTGTACGTCAGAGGCTTCAACCAGGTGGGGACGATCGACTACAACCCCCTCGTCTCTGCACTCGGGCCGAACCGTCGACCGCTCGATGTTGGGGCAGTTCCCGGCTCGTCTGCCTCGGTGCTGCAGTACACCTCGTATGGCCGGACGTGGTATCAGGGAATCTCGGTAGCGTTGAGGAAGCGCTTCAGTCACCAGATGGAGCTCCTTGCAAGCTACACGCTCTCGAAGGCCGAGGACGATACAACCGACTTCCAGACAGCCTTCCTGCCCGAGCACAACGGCCGCGGACGCGATCCCAACGATCCCACCGGCCTTCCGCTTGGCTTCGATCGCGACAGCGAGCGCGGGCCGTCGCTCCAGGACCAGCGGCACCGATTCGTGTTCAGCGGGCTTTTCGTCGTTCCAGGCGACGTGCACCTCTCGTCCATCGTGGCGCTCGCATCTGGCCGCCCCTACAGCATTCTCGCCGGGGTCGACTTGAACGGCGACGGTGACGGCGGCGCCTTTCCGCCCGACAGGCCACGCACGAACCCCGCTGACCCGACCACCAGCATCGGCAGAAACGCTGGTGTCCTCCCCATGCACGCCACCGTCGATCTCAGGATCGCCCGACGCTTTCCATTGGGCGGCCGCGTCAAGCTCGAAGCCATCGTGGAGGTCTTCAATCTCTTCAACCGTGCCAACTATACCGACGTGCAGAACATCTTCGGCCCCGGCCGTTACCCCTCTGATCCGCTACCAACGTTCGGCCAGTTCACCCAGGCCGGGTCGCCGCGGCAGGCGCAGGTCGCGGCCAAGGTGCTGTTTTAG
- a CDS encoding alpha/beta fold hydrolase → MIVRGDGPALVLVPGINGRWEWMRATLEALAERLRVVTFSYRGEPGARPLPRDGADFDLFVQQVDDAVHATGEQRVAVCGVSYGGWVALRYAAQHPDRVAALILVCTPPPPPDVQLGWPYDHYLRHPWLYAPAFFLRALRRTVVEVKATFPGVDHWLPFLLRHLRAILRAPQSPRRTALRWRLAQQVDLHADCRRVTAPTLVVMGEAELDGVVPTRGTLSYLALIRGTNAATLPGTGHIGPMTKPDEFARIVSEFIDTDGSGIRNRESRIRSQDSGVRIQDTGIRLA, encoded by the coding sequence ATGATTGTTCGTGGTGACGGCCCAGCGCTCGTGCTCGTTCCCGGCATCAACGGCCGCTGGGAGTGGATGCGCGCGACACTCGAGGCACTGGCCGAACGACTGCGTGTCGTGACCTTCTCGTATCGTGGCGAGCCGGGCGCGCGTCCCCTGCCTCGAGACGGTGCCGACTTCGACCTCTTCGTCCAGCAGGTCGACGATGCAGTGCACGCAACAGGGGAACAGCGCGTCGCGGTCTGCGGCGTCTCGTACGGCGGCTGGGTGGCACTGCGTTACGCCGCGCAGCACCCGGATCGAGTGGCGGCGCTGATCCTCGTCTGCACGCCGCCGCCCCCGCCAGACGTGCAGTTGGGGTGGCCGTACGATCACTACCTGAGGCACCCGTGGCTCTATGCGCCTGCGTTCTTCCTCCGCGCGCTGCGCCGCACGGTCGTCGAGGTCAAGGCCACGTTCCCCGGTGTCGATCACTGGTTGCCGTTCCTGTTACGGCACCTGCGGGCGATTCTGCGTGCGCCGCAATCACCACGGCGGACGGCGTTACGATGGAGGCTCGCCCAGCAAGTGGACCTTCATGCCGACTGTCGCCGGGTGACGGCGCCGACGCTGGTCGTCATGGGCGAGGCCGAGCTCGATGGCGTCGTGCCAACGCGCGGCACGCTCAGCTATCTCGCGCTCATTCGCGGCACCAACGCGGCAACGCTGCCGGGCACGGGCCACATCGGCCCCATGACGAAGCCAGACGAGTTCGCGCGAATCGTCTCCGAGTTCATCGACACGGACGGATCAGGAATCAGGAATCGGGAGTCACGAATCAGGAGTCAGGATTCAGGAGTCCGGATTCAGGACACAGGAATCAGGCTTGCCTAG
- a CDS encoding 3-hydroxyacyl-CoA dehydrogenase/enoyl-CoA hydratase family protein gives MTAGTIRKAAVLGAGTMGAQIAAHIANAGVPVHLLDTTGDVAKQGFQRAHTLAPSPFFTLDSARLVTLGGFDHDLSAVAGCDWIIEAVVEQLEVKRELLAQVEPHRAPAAIVSSNTSGIPLAALAEGRGEPFRQHWLGTHFFNPPRYLKLLEVIPTADTRREVVEIVARFADLRLGKGVVRAKDTPSFIANRLGLYSVARALEQLASGQFTIEEIDALTGPLIGRPKSATFRTLDLTGLDLLVQVAHNVTERLSAEATFFTLPAVVHELVSRGWAGQKAGQGFYKRVERGGEREILTLDPASLDYRARLEPRLPELERFGALQPLEARLRSLLLDKGRAGAFTRATLGATLLYAARVAREIADSIDDIDWAMRWGFGWERGPFEIIDSIGIRELVDACHGEGATPLIDEALSTGRNRFRMDGLVSHDPALQLLAQAKAHERVVKQNVAASLIDLGDEVLCVEFHSKMNVIGGDTIAMLEAGLEQAERRFAALVVGNDGQHFSAGANLMLLLLAAQEGDWDEIDLMVRTFQRATIRLRGARVPVVVAASGMTLGGGCEVLLHADRVQAAAESYIGLVETSVGLIPAGGGTKEMLLRALAARPAVAADSLPFVQRAFETMALAKVSTSAADGRSYGFLRAVDRITMNRDRLLADAKGLALGLAQESYQPPQPPAMISIPGATVRAALRLGVHLAWRAGRISDHDAHIGRWLAHVLAGGDLPAGTPVGEQYLLDLEREAFLSLCGERKTQERIAHMLKTGKPLRN, from the coding sequence ATGACCGCAGGCACAATCCGGAAAGCTGCTGTGCTCGGAGCTGGCACCATGGGTGCGCAGATCGCGGCGCACATCGCCAACGCTGGCGTCCCGGTTCACCTGCTCGACACCACCGGCGACGTCGCGAAGCAAGGCTTCCAGCGCGCGCACACGCTCGCCCCCTCTCCATTCTTCACCCTGGATTCGGCACGTCTCGTCACGCTCGGTGGCTTCGATCATGACCTGTCGGCGGTGGCCGGGTGCGACTGGATCATCGAGGCGGTCGTCGAGCAGCTCGAGGTCAAGCGCGAGCTGTTGGCGCAGGTCGAGCCTCATCGTGCGCCCGCCGCCATCGTCAGTTCGAACACCTCGGGGATACCACTTGCCGCGTTGGCGGAGGGACGCGGCGAGCCGTTTCGGCAACACTGGCTCGGCACGCATTTCTTCAACCCGCCACGCTACCTGAAGTTGCTCGAGGTCATCCCAACTGCGGACACGCGCCGTGAGGTCGTCGAGATCGTGGCGAGGTTTGCCGATCTCCGGCTCGGCAAGGGTGTGGTTCGCGCGAAGGACACGCCAAGCTTCATCGCCAACCGCCTGGGCCTCTACAGCGTCGCGAGAGCTCTCGAGCAGCTCGCCTCCGGTCAGTTCACGATCGAGGAGATCGACGCTCTCACGGGCCCGCTCATCGGGCGGCCCAAGAGCGCGACCTTCCGCACATTGGATCTCACCGGCCTGGACCTGCTCGTCCAGGTTGCGCACAACGTCACGGAGCGCCTGAGCGCGGAAGCCACCTTCTTCACATTGCCGGCAGTCGTCCATGAGTTGGTCTCACGCGGTTGGGCCGGCCAGAAGGCCGGCCAAGGCTTCTACAAGCGCGTCGAGCGCGGGGGTGAGCGGGAGATCCTCACGCTGGACCCCGCCTCGCTCGACTATCGCGCACGCCTGGAACCGCGTCTTCCCGAGCTCGAGCGCTTTGGGGCACTTCAGCCGCTCGAGGCGCGTCTGCGCTCGCTGCTGCTCGACAAAGGCCGGGCGGGTGCCTTCACACGCGCCACACTCGGGGCAACCCTGCTCTATGCAGCGCGTGTCGCCCGAGAGATTGCCGATTCAATCGACGATATCGACTGGGCGATGCGGTGGGGGTTCGGTTGGGAGCGTGGGCCGTTCGAGATCATCGACTCGATTGGCATTCGTGAGCTCGTCGACGCGTGCCATGGCGAAGGTGCGACACCACTCATCGACGAGGCGCTCAGCACGGGTCGCAACCGTTTTCGCATGGATGGCCTCGTCTCGCATGATCCCGCGCTGCAACTCCTCGCCCAGGCCAAGGCACACGAGCGCGTCGTGAAGCAGAACGTGGCGGCGAGCCTCATCGATCTCGGGGACGAGGTCCTCTGCGTCGAGTTCCATTCCAAGATGAACGTTATCGGCGGCGACACAATCGCCATGCTCGAGGCGGGCCTAGAGCAAGCGGAGCGACGGTTCGCGGCGCTGGTCGTCGGCAACGACGGGCAGCACTTCTCGGCCGGGGCCAATCTCATGCTGCTCCTGCTTGCGGCGCAGGAAGGAGACTGGGACGAGATCGACCTCATGGTGCGCACCTTCCAGCGCGCGACCATCCGCTTGCGCGGGGCACGGGTCCCGGTGGTCGTCGCTGCGAGTGGGATGACGCTCGGCGGTGGCTGCGAGGTGCTGCTGCACGCCGATCGTGTGCAGGCGGCGGCGGAATCGTACATCGGCCTCGTGGAGACCAGCGTTGGCCTGATTCCCGCCGGCGGCGGCACCAAGGAAATGCTGTTGCGTGCGCTGGCCGCACGCCCCGCCGTCGCAGCCGACTCGCTGCCCTTTGTCCAGCGGGCATTCGAGACCATGGCCCTTGCCAAGGTCTCGACCAGCGCCGCGGACGGCAGATCGTACGGCTTCTTGCGCGCGGTGGATCGCATCACCATGAACCGGGACCGCCTTCTCGCTGACGCCAAGGGCCTGGCCCTCGGCCTCGCACAGGAAAGCTACCAGCCGCCCCAGCCGCCCGCGATGATCTCAATACCTGGCGCAACCGTCAGGGCGGCGCTGCGGCTGGGCGTGCACCTCGCTTGGCGGGCTGGTCGCATCAGCGACCATGATGCGCACATCGGCCGCTGGCTGGCGCACGTCCTGGCCGGCGGCGACCTGCCTGCGGGAACGCCGGTGGGGGAACAGTATCTGCTCGACCTGGAGCGCGAGGCGTTCCTCAGCCTGTGCGGCGAGCGCAAGACCCAAGAGCGCATCGCCCACATGTTGAAGACCGGCAAGCCCCTGAGAAACTAG
- a CDS encoding TetR family transcriptional regulator — MPVPAVDRTPRLVTARTPAARSDKRDVILRAAARVFAERGFFNAQVADVARSAGVAAGTVYLYFRNKDDLLISIFERTMGDAIAEGRAALAGVGDPVERLRTIATLHLERLGRDRRLAVVFQVELRQSTKFMERFSTTRLREYLGIIRSVIADGQQRGVFRPDLSATIGAKIFFGALDEMATNWILSRRRYSLVSMVEPVVGLFVNGVKA; from the coding sequence ATGCCCGTCCCAGCCGTTGACCGCACGCCTCGCCTCGTCACCGCCCGCACGCCAGCCGCGCGGAGCGACAAGCGAGATGTCATCCTGCGCGCCGCCGCCCGTGTCTTTGCCGAGCGCGGCTTCTTCAATGCTCAGGTGGCTGACGTCGCCAGAAGCGCCGGGGTTGCCGCAGGGACCGTCTACCTCTATTTCCGTAACAAAGACGACCTCCTGATCTCGATCTTCGAGCGGACGATGGGCGACGCCATTGCAGAGGGGCGGGCCGCCCTAGCTGGCGTGGGCGATCCGGTCGAACGACTGCGAACGATTGCCACGCTGCACCTCGAGCGTCTGGGACGTGATCGCCGCCTTGCGGTTGTCTTTCAAGTCGAGCTACGACAGTCCACCAAGTTCATGGAACGGTTCTCGACGACCCGGCTGCGTGAGTATCTCGGCATCATCCGATCAGTCATTGCCGACGGCCAGCAGCGAGGCGTCTTTCGCCCTGATCTCAGCGCAACCATCGGGGCGAAGATCTTCTTCGGCGCGCTGGACGAAATGGCCACGAATTGGATCCTCAGCCGCCGACGTTACTCGCTCGTGTCCATGGTCGAGCCGGTTGTAGGCCTCTTCGTCAACGGCGTCAAAGCATAG
- a CDS encoding acetyl-CoA C-acyltransferase, which yields MEDAVIVSAVRTAVGKAPSGTLRSTRPDDLAAVVLSEALRRAPGVDPHEIDDVILGCAMPEAEQGFNVARIASLRAGIPHEASAVTVNRFCASGLQAIAFGTERIRSGGASMILAGGTESMSLVPMTGNKLAPNPTLVDTYPDVYLSTGLVAENHAREHRISREAQDVFALESHRRAIAAIDAGRFRDEVVPFEAGVVDPDPSGKPTIRHVPFDTDEGPRRDTSSEALAKLKPAFHARGTVTAGNSSQTSDGAAAVLIMREDRARALGVAPLGRLVAYATAGVEPERFGLGPVPAMRKALRLAGLSIDDIDLVEINEAFASQVLACLAEHPIDREKLNVNGGAIALGHPLGCTGAKLTCTLLYEMQRRKSRYGMATMCIGGGMGAAGVFERLG from the coding sequence ATGGAAGACGCAGTCATCGTTTCCGCCGTTCGGACCGCCGTTGGCAAGGCACCGTCTGGGACGCTGCGATCGACACGGCCGGACGATCTCGCGGCCGTCGTCTTGAGCGAGGCCTTGAGGCGTGCACCTGGCGTCGACCCACACGAGATCGACGACGTGATCCTCGGCTGTGCGATGCCGGAGGCAGAGCAAGGCTTCAACGTCGCGCGTATCGCGAGCCTGCGGGCGGGGATCCCGCACGAAGCGTCGGCGGTCACGGTCAACCGGTTCTGCGCCTCAGGGCTGCAAGCCATTGCTTTTGGCACCGAGCGGATCCGATCGGGCGGGGCATCCATGATTCTCGCGGGCGGCACCGAATCCATGAGTCTCGTACCCATGACCGGCAACAAGCTCGCGCCCAACCCCACGCTCGTCGACACCTACCCGGATGTGTATCTGTCCACTGGCCTCGTCGCTGAGAACCATGCGCGCGAGCACCGTATCTCTCGCGAGGCCCAGGACGTGTTCGCGCTCGAAAGCCACCGGCGAGCCATTGCCGCAATCGACGCGGGACGGTTTCGTGACGAGGTCGTGCCGTTCGAGGCAGGAGTCGTGGATCCGGATCCTTCGGGCAAGCCTACGATCCGCCACGTGCCCTTCGATACGGACGAGGGTCCGCGCCGCGACACGTCGAGCGAAGCGCTTGCCAAGCTCAAACCGGCGTTCCACGCGCGAGGCACCGTCACAGCAGGTAACTCGTCGCAGACCAGTGATGGCGCCGCGGCTGTCCTCATCATGCGCGAAGATCGGGCGCGTGCGCTCGGTGTGGCACCGCTCGGCCGCCTCGTCGCATACGCAACGGCTGGCGTCGAGCCGGAGCGCTTTGGTCTTGGCCCGGTGCCGGCCATGCGCAAGGCTCTGCGCCTGGCCGGCCTCAGCATCGACGATATCGATCTCGTCGAGATCAACGAGGCTTTCGCGAGCCAGGTGCTCGCCTGTCTCGCGGAGCACCCCATCGATCGCGAGAAGCTCAACGTCAACGGCGGCGCCATCGCGCTGGGCCACCCGCTGGGCTGCACCGGCGCCAAGCTCACCTGCACGTTGCTCTATGAGATGCAACGCCGGAAGTCACGCTACGGCATGGCGACGATGTGTATCGGTGGTGGGATGGGGGCGGCGGGGGTGTTCGAACGTCTTGGGTGA
- a CDS encoding alpha/beta fold hydrolase, whose protein sequence is MPSRSSPEASEGWNQLTNMSVFIDGPAGRLEAVIDGPSGLVRAAVALAAPHPELGGTMQNKLLHEAAKALAGIGCVVLRFNYRGVGLSGGPWVEGHGARDDYRAVLDWLEMQHRGLPFWAVGYSFGSWVAMTTGARDDRVSALVGIALPVESLDYTLLTESQKPKFLVQGDYDILSPLPAVQRFYAEMPEPRELVVIEGADHTFDGHILEVAEGLTDLLADF, encoded by the coding sequence TTGCCTAGCCGCAGCTCGCCGGAGGCGAGCGAAGGCTGGAATCAGCTCACCAACATGTCGGTCTTTATTGATGGTCCTGCGGGTCGTCTCGAAGCTGTGATTGATGGGCCGTCCGGGCTGGTACGGGCCGCTGTGGCACTTGCGGCACCGCATCCGGAGCTGGGCGGCACGATGCAGAACAAGCTGCTGCACGAAGCGGCGAAGGCGCTGGCTGGCATCGGCTGTGTGGTGCTGCGGTTCAATTATCGCGGCGTCGGTCTCAGCGGAGGTCCCTGGGTGGAAGGCCACGGAGCACGTGACGACTACCGCGCTGTCCTCGACTGGCTCGAGATGCAGCACCGGGGCCTCCCTTTCTGGGCCGTTGGCTACTCGTTCGGCTCGTGGGTGGCCATGACGACCGGAGCGAGAGATGATCGCGTTTCGGCGCTTGTCGGCATCGCGCTGCCGGTGGAGTCGCTCGACTACACGCTGCTCACCGAATCGCAGAAGCCGAAGTTCCTCGTCCAGGGCGATTACGACATCCTGTCTCCGCTGCCCGCCGTGCAGCGCTTCTACGCCGAGATGCCGGAGCCCCGTGAGCTCGTCGTCATCGAGGGCGCCGATCACACGTTCGACGGCCATATCTTGGAGGTGGCCGAAGGCTTGACCGATCTCCTTGCGGATTTCTAG